In Dama dama isolate Ldn47 chromosome 20, ASM3311817v1, whole genome shotgun sequence, a single window of DNA contains:
- the LOC133041623 gene encoding uncharacterized protein LOC133041623 yields MGKTRDLFKKIRDTKGTFHAKMGSIKDRNGMDLTEAEDIEKRWQEYTEELYKKDLHDPDNHDGVITHLEPDILECEVKWALESITMNKASGGDGIPIELFQILKDDAVKVLHSVCQQIWKTQQWPEDWKRSVFIPVPKKHSSKECSNSCTIALISHASKVMLKFLQARLQQYMNRELPDVQAGFRKGRGTRDQIANIHWIIEKAREEFQKSIYFCFTDYAKAFDSVDHN; encoded by the exons atgggaaagactagagatctcttcaagaaaattagagataccaagggaacatttcatgcaaagatgggttcaataaaggacagaaatggtatggacctaacagaagcagaagatattgagaagaggtggcaagaatacacagaagaactatacaaaaaagatcttcatgatccagataatcatgatggtgtgatcactcacctagagccagacatcctggaatgtgaagtcaagtgggccttagaaagcatcactatgaacaaagctagtggaggtgatggaattccaattgagctatttcaaatcctaaaagatgatgctgtgaaagtgctgcactcagtatgccagcagatttggaaaactcagcagtggccagaggactggaaaaggtccgttttcattccagtccctaagaaacacagttccaaagaatgctcaaactcctgcacaattgcactcatctcacacgctagtaaagtaatgctcaaatttctccaagccaggcttcagcaatacatgaaccgtgaacttccagatgttcaagctggttttagaaaaggcagaggaaccagagatcaaatagccaacatccactggatcatcgaaaaagcaagaga agaattccagaaaagcatctacttctgctttactgattacgccaaagcctttgattctgtggaccacaac